A genomic window from Xenorhabdus cabanillasii includes:
- a CDS encoding PhoH family protein, giving the protein MSLCGPLDDNLKQLERRLGVEINRRDNRFKLAGKPLCVSAVTSILRRLYVETAPVHGVIPDLEPEQIHLAITESRVLEQSAESVPAYGKAVNIKTKRGVVRPRTPNQAQYIANILDHDITFGIGPAGTGKTYLAVAAAVDALERQEIRRILLTRPAVEAGEKLGFLPGDLSQKVDPYLRPLYDALFEMLGFEKVEKLIERNVIEVAPLAYMRGRTLNDAFIILDESQNTTIEQMKMFLTRIGFNSKAVITGDVTQIDLPRGQKSGLSHAMEVLSEVDELSFNFLHSEDVVRHPVVAKVVIAYEAWEATEQKRKQALNEKRRQEAQ; this is encoded by the coding sequence ATGAGCCTGTGTGGCCCACTTGATGACAATCTGAAACAACTTGAACGTCGACTAGGAGTAGAGATCAACCGCCGCGACAATCGTTTCAAACTGGCAGGCAAACCACTGTGTGTCAGTGCAGTAACAAGCATATTACGCCGCCTTTATGTCGAAACCGCACCTGTACATGGCGTGATACCCGATCTTGAGCCTGAACAGATCCATCTGGCAATCACAGAAAGTCGTGTACTGGAGCAGTCAGCAGAAAGCGTACCCGCCTACGGCAAGGCTGTGAATATCAAAACCAAACGGGGTGTTGTAAGACCCCGTACTCCTAATCAGGCACAGTACATTGCCAATATCCTTGACCATGATATTACATTTGGGATCGGGCCAGCAGGAACAGGTAAAACCTATCTGGCCGTTGCCGCAGCAGTTGATGCACTGGAGCGGCAAGAAATTCGCCGGATACTTCTTACCCGCCCTGCGGTTGAAGCCGGAGAAAAACTGGGATTCTTGCCGGGTGATCTGAGCCAGAAAGTCGACCCTTACTTACGTCCACTTTACGATGCCCTGTTTGAGATGCTGGGTTTTGAAAAAGTTGAGAAGCTGATCGAAAGAAATGTTATTGAAGTCGCTCCATTGGCCTATATGCGTGGACGAACGCTCAATGATGCTTTTATTATTCTTGATGAAAGTCAGAATACCACCATTGAACAGATGAAGATGTTCCTGACTCGTATTGGCTTTAACTCTAAAGCAGTGATTACTGGTGACGTAACCCAGATCGACCTGCCAAGAGGTCAGAAATCAGGGCTGAGCCATGCAATGGAAGTCTTGTCGGAAGTTGACGAGCTGAGCTTTAATTTCCTCCATAGCGAAGATGTGGTCCGCCACCCTGTAGTTGCCAAAGTCGTTATTGCCTATGAAGCATGGGAAGCGACAGAGCAGAAACGTAAACAGGCGCTTAACGAAAAGCGCAGACAGGAAGCGCAATGA
- the corC gene encoding CNNM family magnesium/cobalt transport protein CorC (CorC(YbeX) belongs to the Cyclin M Mg2+ Exporter (CNNM) family, and was characterized as belonging to a set of three proteins, at least one of which must be present for CorA to function.), translating into MSDDHPSSNDSPSPKKGFFALLNQIFHGEPKNRNDLVELIRDSEQNDLIDPDTREMLEGVMDIADQRVRDIMIPRSQIVTLKRNQSLDECLDVIIDSAHSRFPVISEDKDHIEGILMAKDLLPFMRTNTEPFSIDKVLRQAVVVPESKRVDRLLKEFRSQRYHMAIVIDEFGGVSGLVTIEDILELIVGEIEDEYDDDEDNDIRALSRHTYSVRALTQIEDFNDVFSTNFSDEEVDTIGGLVMQAFGHLPSRGESISIDGYHFKVAMADSRKIIQVHVKIPDDAEVPGLDKD; encoded by the coding sequence ATGAGCGACGACCATCCTTCTAGTAACGATAGCCCTAGTCCTAAGAAAGGCTTTTTTGCACTTCTTAACCAGATTTTTCACGGTGAGCCGAAAAACCGTAACGATTTGGTTGAACTGATCCGTGATTCTGAACAGAATGACCTGATCGACCCTGATACCCGAGAGATGCTCGAAGGGGTAATGGATATTGCTGACCAACGCGTGCGTGACATTATGATCCCGCGCTCACAAATCGTTACCTTAAAACGCAATCAATCTCTGGACGAATGTCTGGATGTGATTATCGATTCAGCCCACTCTCGCTTCCCTGTGATCAGTGAAGATAAAGATCACATTGAAGGCATCTTGATGGCAAAAGATCTTCTGCCATTTATGCGCACGAATACCGAGCCTTTCAGCATTGATAAAGTGCTGCGTCAGGCTGTCGTGGTGCCGGAAAGTAAGCGGGTTGACCGACTGCTGAAAGAATTCCGTTCTCAACGCTATCATATGGCAATTGTTATCGATGAATTCGGCGGTGTTTCCGGCCTTGTCACGATTGAGGATATACTTGAACTGATTGTGGGGGAAATTGAGGACGAATACGATGATGATGAAGATAACGATATTCGTGCCTTGAGTCGCCATACTTATTCAGTGCGGGCATTGACTCAAATCGAAGACTTTAACGATGTTTTCAGTACTAATTTCAGCGACGAAGAAGTTGATACCATTGGCGGGTTGGTTATGCAGGCATTTGGACACCTGCCTTCCCGTGGAGAATCCATCAGCATTGATGGCTATCACTTCAAAGTAGCAATGGCAGATAGCCGGAAAATCATTCAGGTTCATGTCAAAATACCGGATGATGCTGAAGTTCCTGGCCTTGATAAAGATTAA
- the ybeY gene encoding rRNA maturation RNase YbeY — protein sequence MSSVILDLQIACENPTGLPEEVLFQRWLEGVLPQFQAESEVTIRVVDEAESHELNLIYRGKDKPTNVLSFPFEAPPEVELPLLGDLIICRQVVEKEAKEQQKTVEEHWVHMVVHGCLHLLGYDHIEDEEAEEMESLETEILKKMGYPDPYLAEKE from the coding sequence ATGAGTTCAGTTATATTAGATTTACAAATCGCGTGTGAAAACCCAACAGGACTTCCTGAGGAAGTCCTTTTCCAACGCTGGCTGGAAGGCGTTTTGCCGCAATTTCAGGCTGAAAGTGAAGTGACAATCCGTGTTGTTGATGAGGCAGAAAGTCACGAATTAAACCTCATTTATCGCGGGAAAGACAAACCAACCAATGTGTTATCCTTCCCATTTGAAGCTCCGCCCGAAGTGGAACTGCCCTTACTCGGCGATTTGATTATATGCCGTCAGGTTGTTGAGAAAGAAGCGAAAGAACAACAAAAAACGGTTGAAGAGCACTGGGTACACATGGTAGTTCACGGCTGTCTTCATCTACTTGGTTATGACCACATTGAAGATGAAGAAGCGGAAGAAATGGAATCTCTGGAAACAGAAATCCTAAAAAAAATGGGTTATCCTGATCCTTATCTTGCGGAAAAAGAATAA